One genomic region from Neoarius graeffei isolate fNeoGra1 chromosome 4, fNeoGra1.pri, whole genome shotgun sequence encodes:
- the LOC132884452 gene encoding G-protein coupled receptor 22-like isoform X2 produces MGTESYTQQLQLETSDGAGTLASITSVEGPMGQSVDTGWYMPYPVGFQVSLTCFLLLELVLGFSSNLTVLVLYCSQSNLVDSVSNMVTVNLHVLDIVVCVLCLPLTIVVVLLPASRNLELICCFHEACVTFASISTAINVLVISLDRYDISVRPANRFLTPRWAALLLAAVWAVSLAVFFIPFIEVDFFSSEPENGLASSSLAPVWRNRTLLCVGGQGYYTGLGMYYHILLQVPIFFVTVVVMLFTYSRILRALNIRIGSHMRRSQRRSGATCRGRQRRRKKRGASADIEGGAQTTNQTKQLTLGVQASVSAIIALRRAVRRHRDRRERQRRVFRMSLIIICSFLGCWAPISVANILILTLGPSSTLVRVRLWFLAMAYGTTISHPLLYAFTRQKLRRALRAKVKKRVVSLLQVDPSPGGTVIHNSWVEPRQGRKFRLEGSDATDRCLTEPL; encoded by the exons ATGGGGACAGAGAGTTACACTCAGCAGCTCCAACTAGAAACCAGTGATGGGGCTGGAACGCTGGCCAGCATCACCAGTGTGGAGGGGCCAATGGGACAGAGTGTCGATACAGGGTGGTACATGCCTTATCCAGTCGGATTCCAGGTGTCACTTACCTGCTTTCTGTTACTGGAGCTGGTTCTGGGCTTTAGCAGTAACTTGACAGTGCTAGTGCTTTACTGCTCCCAGTCCAACCTGGTCGATTCTGTGAGTAACATGGTAACGGTCAACCTACACGTCCTTGACATTGTTGTGTGTGTGCTTTGTCTGCCTTTAACAATCGTTGTGGTGTTGCTGCCAGCGAGCCGCAACCTGGAACTTATCTGCTGCTTCCATGAAGCCTGTGTCACATTTGCAAGCATCTCCACAGCCATTAATGTGCTAGTCATCAGTTTGGATCGCTATGACATCTCTGTGCGACCTGCTAACCGGTTCCTCACTCCTCGATGGGCAGCGCTTCTGTTGGCTGCTGTATGGGCCGTGTCTCTTGCTGTTTTCTTCATCCCATTTATAGAGGTGGACTTTTTCTCATCAGAGCCAGAGAATGGGTTGGCTAGCAGTTCCTTGGCACCAGTTTGGCGTAACAGGACATTACTATGTGTGGGAGGACAAGGTTATTACACAGGCCTCGGAATGTACTACCACATCCTACTGCAGGTGCCCATTTTCTTTGTCACAGTTGTGGTAATGCTTTTCACCTACTCAAGAATTCTTCGAGCACTCAACATTCGTATTGGATCACATATGAGGAGGAGTCAGCGCCGTAGTGGAGCAACCTGTAGAGGGCGCCAGAGGAGACGGAAGAAAAGGGGAGCTTCAGCGGATATTGAAGGAGGAGCCCAAACAACAAACCAGACCAAGCAACTGACAC TAGGTGTTCAGGCTTCAGTTTCAGCCATCATTGCTCTTCGCAGAGCCGTAAGGCGGCACAGAGATCGGAGAGAGCGTCAGAGGCGGGTCTTTAGGATGTCCCTCATTATAATCTGCAGCTTCTTAGGCTGCTGGGCACCTATATCTGTGGCAAACATTCTCATCCTGACTCTTGGTCCCAGCAGTACTCTTGTTCGAGTGCGGCTTTGGTTCTTGGCCATGGCATATGGCACTACCATATCTCATCCACTGCTGTATGCCTTCACAAGGCAGAAGCTCCGCCGGGCTCTCAGAGCCAAAGTAAAGAAGCGGGTGGTGTCCTTGTTGCAAGTGGACCCTTCCCCAGGAGGAACTGTCATCCACAATTCCTGGGTAGAGCCAAGACAGGGACGTAAGTTTCGTTTAGAAGGCAGCGATGCTACAGATCGGTGTCTGACAGAACCACTTTGA
- the LOC132884452 gene encoding G-protein coupled receptor 22-like isoform X1 → MGTESYTQQLQLETSDGAGTLASITSVEGPMGQSVDTGWYMPYPVGFQVSLTCFLLLELVLGFSSNLTVLVLYCSQSNLVDSVSNMVTVNLHVLDIVVCVLCLPLTIVVVLLPASRNLELICCFHEACVTFASISTAINVLVISLDRYDISVRPANRFLTPRWAALLLAAVWAVSLAVFFIPFIEVDFFSSEPENGLASSSLAPVWRNRTLLCVGGQGYYTGLGMYYHILLQVPIFFVTVVVMLFTYSRILRALNIRIGSHMRRSQRRSGATCRGRQRRRKKRGASADIEGGAQTTNQTKQLTRPPLISSSVPTPTATSPPPLSPTPLVSANTAMPPAPTVGVQASVSAIIALRRAVRRHRDRRERQRRVFRMSLIIICSFLGCWAPISVANILILTLGPSSTLVRVRLWFLAMAYGTTISHPLLYAFTRQKLRRALRAKVKKRVVSLLQVDPSPGGTVIHNSWVEPRQGRKFRLEGSDATDRCLTEPL, encoded by the coding sequence ATGGGGACAGAGAGTTACACTCAGCAGCTCCAACTAGAAACCAGTGATGGGGCTGGAACGCTGGCCAGCATCACCAGTGTGGAGGGGCCAATGGGACAGAGTGTCGATACAGGGTGGTACATGCCTTATCCAGTCGGATTCCAGGTGTCACTTACCTGCTTTCTGTTACTGGAGCTGGTTCTGGGCTTTAGCAGTAACTTGACAGTGCTAGTGCTTTACTGCTCCCAGTCCAACCTGGTCGATTCTGTGAGTAACATGGTAACGGTCAACCTACACGTCCTTGACATTGTTGTGTGTGTGCTTTGTCTGCCTTTAACAATCGTTGTGGTGTTGCTGCCAGCGAGCCGCAACCTGGAACTTATCTGCTGCTTCCATGAAGCCTGTGTCACATTTGCAAGCATCTCCACAGCCATTAATGTGCTAGTCATCAGTTTGGATCGCTATGACATCTCTGTGCGACCTGCTAACCGGTTCCTCACTCCTCGATGGGCAGCGCTTCTGTTGGCTGCTGTATGGGCCGTGTCTCTTGCTGTTTTCTTCATCCCATTTATAGAGGTGGACTTTTTCTCATCAGAGCCAGAGAATGGGTTGGCTAGCAGTTCCTTGGCACCAGTTTGGCGTAACAGGACATTACTATGTGTGGGAGGACAAGGTTATTACACAGGCCTCGGAATGTACTACCACATCCTACTGCAGGTGCCCATTTTCTTTGTCACAGTTGTGGTAATGCTTTTCACCTACTCAAGAATTCTTCGAGCACTCAACATTCGTATTGGATCACATATGAGGAGGAGTCAGCGCCGTAGTGGAGCAACCTGTAGAGGGCGCCAGAGGAGACGGAAGAAAAGGGGAGCTTCAGCGGATATTGAAGGAGGAGCCCAAACAACAAACCAGACCAAGCAACTGACACGTCCTCCACTCATCTCCTCTTCAGTTCCAACGCCTACAGCCACCTCACCTCCACCTCTGTCCCCCACCCCACTGGTTAGTGCCAACACTGCGATGCCACCTGCTCCAACAGTAGGTGTTCAGGCTTCAGTTTCAGCCATCATTGCTCTTCGCAGAGCCGTAAGGCGGCACAGAGATCGGAGAGAGCGTCAGAGGCGGGTCTTTAGGATGTCCCTCATTATAATCTGCAGCTTCTTAGGCTGCTGGGCACCTATATCTGTGGCAAACATTCTCATCCTGACTCTTGGTCCCAGCAGTACTCTTGTTCGAGTGCGGCTTTGGTTCTTGGCCATGGCATATGGCACTACCATATCTCATCCACTGCTGTATGCCTTCACAAGGCAGAAGCTCCGCCGGGCTCTCAGAGCCAAAGTAAAGAAGCGGGTGGTGTCCTTGTTGCAAGTGGACCCTTCCCCAGGAGGAACTGTCATCCACAATTCCTGGGTAGAGCCAAGACAGGGACGTAAGTTTCGTTTAGAAGGCAGCGATGCTACAGATCGGTGTCTGACAGAACCACTTTGA